A window of the Vicia villosa cultivar HV-30 ecotype Madison, WI unplaced genomic scaffold, Vvil1.0 ctg.000867F_1_1, whole genome shotgun sequence genome harbors these coding sequences:
- the LOC131631823 gene encoding uncharacterized protein LOC131631823, producing the protein MAPDRDAPPENSQERDAQERDATDTNAPPDTEAKEVARGITIMKGIVRHRDQGLVYRLEWNSDKQAIGPNSAKLTSYIGTLVRMHIPVSVAKWNLKSEDLDAKKKAIWDELQRTFEIPDDRRRYILGLAGKRYRGWKAFLTNTYLKDKDGNFLEEAPGRPKKYEIFIGEEDWAKFVEQRDEDFRKRSAKNSARASKPAYPYKKGRLGYARLEDKIVSK; encoded by the exons atggctccggatagagatgctccacctgaaaactcacaagaaagagatgctcaagaaagagatgccacggatacaaatgctccacctgatactgaagcaaaagaagttgcacgaggcatcactatcatgaagggaatcgttcgacacagagaccaaggattagtataccgattggaatggaattctgataaacaagcaattggtcctaattctgcaaagttgacaagttatattggtacacttgttcgtatgcatattccggtctccgtagctaaatggaatctgaaaagcgaagacttggatgcgaaaaaaaaagcgatttgggacgagcttcag aggacttttgagataccagatgatcgtagacgctacatacttggtttggccggcaaaagatatagagggtggaaagcttttttgacaaacacttatcttaaggataaagatggaaactttcttgaagaggcaccgggacggccaaaaaagtatgagatcttcattggtgaagaagattgggctaagtttgtagagcaaagagatgaagattttcggaaaaggagtgccaagaatagtgcgagagcatccaaacccgcatatccatacaaaaaagggcgtttgggatatgcacgcttggaggataaaattgtaagtaaatag